In Methanosarcina siciliae T4/M, one genomic interval encodes:
- the rnfC gene encoding Rnf electron transport complex subunit RnfC → MKLKGNLHYKEVANLSDVIKIDKLPEKAIIPMRQHDGIACAPLVKKGAEVIAGQKLGECEGSDLAYVHSPFCGTVKSIELMPNPSGKRILSVVLTPSECEQTVDFIPEKNAPPSRLIEIIKEAGIVEYYEIPTYLALKPGKRIDTLLMNATFPLITHAYLSSLDKVLEGFKLMLEASGIPRGVIVVRGDDKESIKAFKSAKVDGKSLTIAPIIGKRHADYYLEDVEDQIIVVVTGNITYTPTMMNLLSANIMGRKLPLGYKLSDVHVVVCGVKSAKAVYDAINEGKPYLESAVTVTGAVNNPKTVIVKFGTPIKDVIEACGGYKGEPGKVIVNGSMGGVAVYTDEAPVVKTTVGIVVQTEAEVLRDEANVCIHCGRCVDVCPMNLLPGRIAVMADQGMFDRCREYFALGCIECGECAVVCPAKKHLVQLIRYSKLQIMNQKNETVEATE, encoded by the coding sequence TTGAAGTTGAAAGGGAACCTGCACTATAAGGAGGTGGCAAACCTGAGTGACGTTATTAAAATTGACAAACTGCCTGAAAAGGCAATTATACCCATGAGGCAGCACGATGGAATTGCTTGTGCTCCTCTGGTTAAGAAAGGTGCAGAAGTTATCGCCGGCCAGAAACTGGGGGAATGTGAGGGCAGTGACCTCGCTTATGTCCATTCCCCTTTCTGCGGGACTGTTAAATCAATCGAGCTAATGCCAAACCCAAGTGGAAAGAGAATCCTTAGTGTTGTGCTCACTCCTTCGGAGTGTGAGCAAACGGTTGATTTCATTCCTGAAAAGAATGCGCCCCCTTCAAGGTTAATTGAGATTATCAAGGAAGCGGGAATTGTCGAGTATTATGAAATACCCACATACCTTGCTCTTAAGCCCGGTAAGAGGATCGATACTTTGCTTATGAATGCAACTTTTCCCCTTATTACCCATGCTTATCTGAGTTCTCTTGACAAAGTCCTTGAAGGGTTCAAGCTTATGCTTGAGGCAAGCGGGATTCCAAGGGGGGTAATTGTTGTAAGAGGAGATGATAAGGAATCCATTAAAGCCTTCAAGAGTGCAAAGGTTGATGGTAAATCGCTTACCATTGCTCCTATCATTGGAAAGAGGCATGCTGACTACTACCTTGAGGATGTAGAGGATCAGATCATCGTTGTTGTCACAGGAAATATCACATACACTCCTACGATGATGAACCTGCTTTCAGCCAACATAATGGGTAGAAAACTTCCTCTGGGATACAAGCTTTCAGACGTGCATGTAGTAGTATGTGGGGTAAAATCTGCCAAAGCAGTATACGACGCAATCAACGAGGGAAAACCCTATCTCGAAAGTGCAGTAACAGTTACTGGGGCGGTTAATAACCCCAAGACTGTAATTGTCAAGTTCGGGACTCCTATTAAGGATGTAATCGAGGCCTGTGGAGGGTACAAAGGTGAACCCGGCAAGGTTATTGTTAATGGATCCATGGGCGGAGTGGCCGTGTATACGGACGAGGCGCCTGTGGTTAAGACTACCGTCGGGATTGTCGTCCAGACAGAAGCTGAAGTCCTGAGGGACGAAGCAAATGTTTGTATCCACTGTGGGCGTTGCGTGGATGTCTGTCCCATGAACCTGCTGCCCGGGAGAATTGCCGTTATGGCTGACCAGGGCATGTTTGACAGGTGCAGAGAGTATTTTGCCTTAGGTTGTATCGAATGCGGAGAATGTGCTGTAGTCTGCCCTGCTAAGAAACATCTTGTGCAGCTCATACGCTATTCAAAGCTTCAGATTATGAATCAAAAGAACGAAACAGTGGAGGCGACGGAATGA
- a CDS encoding FAD:protein FMN transferase — translation MDLKYKTLLAFLLIISILASGCVQSETQEEKELQEFQQTKSIMDTTITVAVYASNESEASKAIDDAFSEIYRIDALMSPSKEDSQLTILNTVGKVENAGPDFIYVLERSKYYSEKSGGAFDVTIQPVLDLWKSKFLPGGSKEPPTADELNETLKLVNYSKISIENGTVSLEPGMRIALGGIAKGYAVDKAIEALEKDGIENAFVNAGGDGKYIGQKPDGTPWMVGLQNPDKNGQYATAIEAQDIAVATSGNYERYFNESARVSHISDPRTGYPSEGIISSTVIAGNAIDADSFATTVFVLGEEEGLEMIENLEGIECLIITEDRRLVYSSGFKEYEAEGYS, via the coding sequence ATGGATTTAAAATACAAAACACTACTTGCATTTCTACTTATCATATCGATATTAGCATCGGGTTGTGTACAGTCTGAAACCCAAGAAGAGAAGGAACTTCAGGAGTTTCAACAGACAAAAAGCATTATGGACACCACGATTACAGTAGCTGTCTACGCCTCGAATGAAAGCGAAGCTTCGAAAGCAATAGATGATGCCTTCAGTGAAATATACCGAATTGATGCCCTTATGAGCCCTTCAAAAGAGGACAGTCAGCTCACTATCCTGAATACCGTGGGAAAAGTTGAAAATGCTGGCCCTGATTTTATCTATGTGCTGGAGCGGTCAAAGTACTATTCGGAGAAAAGCGGAGGAGCCTTTGATGTCACCATCCAGCCCGTACTTGATCTATGGAAGAGTAAATTCCTCCCTGGAGGCTCGAAGGAACCCCCGACTGCAGATGAACTGAATGAGACCCTCAAACTCGTAAATTACTCAAAAATAAGCATTGAAAACGGAACTGTAAGCCTGGAACCCGGGATGAGGATAGCCCTGGGAGGTATTGCAAAAGGCTACGCCGTTGATAAAGCAATAGAGGCTCTGGAGAAAGACGGGATTGAGAACGCCTTCGTAAATGCAGGCGGAGACGGAAAATATATAGGCCAGAAGCCCGACGGTACACCCTGGATGGTAGGCCTTCAGAACCCTGACAAAAACGGGCAATATGCCACTGCAATTGAAGCCCAGGATATTGCAGTTGCAACGAGCGGAAACTACGAACGTTATTTTAATGAGTCAGCCAGAGTGTCCCACATCTCAGATCCGAGAACAGGATATCCGTCTGAAGGCATTATAAGCAGTACTGTAATTGCCGGAAATGCTATAGATGCCGATTCTTTTGCAACTACAGTCTTTGTACTGGGAGAAGAAGAAGGGCTTGAGATGATAGAAAATCTCGAAGGGATTGAATGCCTTATAATAACCGAAGACCGCAGACTTGTGTATTCAAGCGGATTCAAAGAATATGAAGCAGAAGGATATAGCTGA
- the mmcA gene encoding methanogenesis multiheme c-type cytochrome — translation MNRLNLLVSGVAVVLLVAAGAYSSLGYSGNDAIASHYMTKGEWSDSVCGGCHFDVYENVNNSYHVQVNMSRWSPLTNFDLETSGEEEWVKEFGMYHPGGGPLAKYGIDIDCMMCHEKYGLYDFDARAEAIANGNFANANSLAVANFSATAQTDPLHLFVYAANVLTPYPLLIVFHDAVNGAPTSCAQMCHRTDVETSAVMWADEEAFEESDAHAANGVECTACHHTEAFIITSDHQIGRGNASDSPDLPDSHYDDTMRSCDDAACHAGISHGPFADSHMEFLACEACHIPELPGGDLPGGNVLESFSWQNGEREDVYRDSDFQPALAWYNGNSGDVLPSVDTRNDTDVMVTPFNNITGTWWDAGTDPEVLANPNTSISTGDPIPVQYVKAADANGDGEVTVEEMQAYDADGDGQADYPNAVLRTVELYYQVAHSIVSSDIGLADPYTCKDCHGNESVIDWAALGYEQDPGGESSAVKSIAVTYDRPRPVEVEREPAL, via the coding sequence ATGAATAGGTTAAATCTGTTGGTGTCGGGAGTCGCTGTGGTGCTTCTCGTGGCTGCTGGTGCCTATTCTTCTCTTGGGTATTCAGGGAATGATGCAATTGCATCTCACTATATGACCAAAGGAGAATGGTCCGATTCGGTCTGCGGAGGCTGTCACTTCGATGTCTATGAAAACGTCAATAATTCTTATCATGTACAGGTAAATATGAGTAGATGGTCTCCCCTCACAAATTTTGATCTTGAAACATCCGGAGAAGAGGAATGGGTCAAGGAATTCGGGATGTATCATCCCGGTGGAGGTCCGCTTGCAAAATATGGTATTGACATTGACTGCATGATGTGTCATGAGAAGTACGGGCTCTATGACTTTGATGCACGTGCCGAAGCTATTGCAAATGGGAATTTTGCAAATGCGAATAGTCTAGCGGTGGCGAATTTCAGTGCTACCGCACAGACTGATCCCCTGCACCTTTTTGTCTACGCTGCTAACGTCCTTACCCCCTACCCTCTGCTGATCGTTTTCCATGATGCTGTAAACGGAGCTCCAACGTCCTGTGCCCAGATGTGTCACAGAACCGATGTGGAAACGAGTGCTGTTATGTGGGCTGATGAAGAGGCCTTTGAGGAGTCTGATGCCCATGCAGCAAACGGCGTTGAATGTACGGCATGCCACCATACTGAAGCGTTCATCATAACCTCCGATCACCAGATCGGACGTGGAAACGCCTCTGATTCCCCGGATCTTCCGGATAGCCACTATGATGACACTATGCGCAGCTGTGATGACGCCGCGTGCCATGCAGGAATCTCTCACGGCCCGTTTGCTGACTCTCACATGGAATTCCTTGCATGTGAAGCCTGCCACATCCCTGAGCTTCCTGGAGGAGACCTGCCGGGTGGCAACGTGCTCGAGTCTTTCAGCTGGCAGAATGGAGAACGTGAGGACGTTTACAGGGATTCGGACTTCCAGCCTGCCCTTGCCTGGTATAACGGAAACTCAGGAGATGTCCTGCCAAGTGTGGACACAAGGAATGACACGGATGTAATGGTTACTCCGTTCAACAACATTACCGGAACCTGGTGGGACGCAGGCACCGATCCTGAAGTGCTCGCAAACCCGAACACCAGCATCTCCACCGGAGACCCGATCCCGGTCCAGTATGTAAAGGCAGCAGATGCCAACGGTGACGGTGAAGTCACAGTGGAAGAAATGCAGGCTTATGATGCTGACGGAGACGGACAGGCCGACTATCCGAACGCGGTGTTGAGAACTGTGGAGCTTTATTACCAGGTCGCTCACAGTATTGTTAGCAGTGATATTGGACTCGCTGACCCATACACCTGCAAGGACTGCCACGGGAATGAATCCGTGATTGACTGGGCAGCCCTTGGTTATGAGCAGGACCCGGGAGGAGAGTCTTCGGCTGTGAAGAGTATTGCTGTAACTTACGATAGGCCAAGACCTGTTGAAGTTGAAAGGGAACCTGCACTATAA
- a CDS encoding DNA integrity scanning protein DisA nucleotide-binding domain protein produces the protein MDRAHIIAEAAARISQELDAAAIMVSGDMNFEGTETGGIPVYYISMRPKSIIDHLVATGKEGKSPVKELSDQLNREASGNVDHLQHAAAIEYVLEGPKSGTIVGVVETRGSSSIIVHSLDENPLIKAMKECEERVRPEVMNAVLKIAFDIALTGREGKKIGAAFIVGDSEEVLKRSHQIILNPYEGHEETYRNILDRKNWESIKEFAQLDGVFVIDETGFIHAAGRYLDVDGKNIDIEKGLGGRHVSAAAISRDTVAIAVTVSESGGILRVYKDAKETICMESLQPATRYI, from the coding sequence ATAGACAGAGCGCATATAATTGCAGAAGCGGCCGCCCGTATTTCTCAGGAACTTGACGCTGCCGCAATTATGGTCTCAGGAGATATGAACTTTGAGGGGACCGAAACCGGAGGGATTCCGGTCTATTATATCTCCATGCGCCCGAAAAGCATAATAGACCACCTCGTGGCAACCGGCAAAGAAGGGAAAAGTCCTGTAAAAGAGCTCAGCGACCAGCTCAACCGGGAAGCTTCGGGTAATGTTGACCACCTGCAGCATGCCGCAGCTATAGAGTACGTGCTTGAAGGACCAAAAAGCGGAACAATTGTCGGGGTTGTCGAAACCCGCGGTTCCAGCTCTATCATAGTCCACAGCCTCGATGAAAACCCCCTGATAAAAGCAATGAAAGAATGTGAAGAGCGAGTCCGACCTGAAGTCATGAATGCAGTTCTGAAAATTGCTTTTGATATTGCCCTTACAGGAAGAGAAGGGAAAAAAATAGGAGCGGCTTTTATTGTAGGCGATTCCGAAGAAGTCCTGAAACGCTCCCATCAAATAATCCTTAACCCTTATGAAGGTCACGAAGAAACCTACAGGAACATCCTTGACAGGAAAAACTGGGAGTCAATAAAGGAATTCGCTCAGCTTGACGGAGTTTTTGTGATCGACGAGACAGGTTTTATACACGCAGCAGGGAGATACCTTGACGTGGACGGGAAAAATATTGATATTGAAAAAGGATTGGGAGGACGGCATGTCTCAGCAGCTGCCATCAGCAGGGATACGGTAGCAATCGCAGTTACGGTCTCAGAGTCAGGTGGAATCCTGAGGGTCTACAAAGATGCAAAAGAAACCATCTGCATGGAATCCTTACAGCCTGCGACCAGATACATCTGA
- the thpR gene encoding RNA 2',3'-cyclic phosphodiesterase, which yields MKTLIRTFIAVELDPSFREEIRQIQKKFSDFNLKFVNPEIVHITLKFLGDIEESKVKSLSAALDSLLCEPFDAKIEGIGVFPKLSNPKVLWLGAKGNFKALHDDVETVLKPFKFKEDERAFTAHATLARVKFLNKNQKNAFAGVLNELKDTKIGSIRVNKVLLKKSTLTPEGPIYETLHTVYLD from the coding sequence ATGAAAACTCTGATCAGGACATTTATAGCAGTGGAACTGGACCCGAGTTTCAGGGAGGAAATCCGCCAGATCCAGAAGAAATTTTCCGATTTTAACCTGAAGTTTGTTAACCCTGAAATCGTTCACATAACCCTGAAGTTTCTCGGGGATATCGAGGAATCAAAGGTTAAATCCCTTTCAGCAGCTCTTGATTCTCTTCTTTGTGAGCCTTTTGATGCAAAAATTGAAGGCATCGGAGTTTTCCCAAAGCTGTCAAACCCTAAAGTTCTGTGGCTGGGGGCAAAAGGAAACTTCAAGGCTCTTCATGATGATGTGGAAACCGTATTGAAGCCTTTTAAATTCAAAGAGGACGAGAGGGCGTTTACTGCCCATGCTACCCTTGCCAGGGTAAAATTCCTGAATAAAAATCAAAAAAATGCTTTTGCAGGTGTCCTGAACGAATTAAAAGATACAAAAATTGGAAGCATAAGGGTAAATAAAGTGCTTCTGAAAAAAAGCACTCTAACTCCCGAAGGTCCCATTTATGAGACCCTGCATACGGTATATCTGGACTGA
- a CDS encoding mRNA surveillance protein pelota, with translation MRVTKRSLRGREGEIAVTAETLDDLWHLKYIVEKGDLVFALTKRKADAASDKLRPEKVEKVKVRLGIRVEEMEFHKFANRLRIHGPIEHGMDAGSYHTLNVEIGTNISIFKEHWKNDQLQRIQDAEEAGKRPKVVIVAVEEGDADIGFVRHYGIEVYSHIRQSSGKRENGLRSDFFREIVDQLRHAVPEDASIVIAGPGFTKEDFLKYFHEIEPEMASKALTEDTSMIGMSGFQEVLRRGAVDRIMQESRIARESSLMEDLLREISMDGKAAYGFADVKNALNYGAVETLLIADETLREGREKGEDIDKVLMKVEQAQGKVVVFSTAFEPGEKLHKLGGVAALLRFKVTG, from the coding sequence ATGAGGGTCACGAAACGTTCTCTGAGGGGCCGGGAAGGGGAAATTGCCGTAACAGCTGAGACCCTGGACGACCTCTGGCACCTGAAATACATTGTTGAAAAAGGGGATCTGGTCTTTGCTCTCACAAAAAGGAAAGCCGATGCCGCTAGCGACAAGCTTCGCCCGGAAAAGGTCGAGAAAGTAAAGGTCAGGCTTGGAATCCGGGTCGAGGAAATGGAATTCCATAAATTCGCGAACAGATTGCGAATCCACGGCCCTATAGAGCACGGGATGGACGCTGGCTCCTATCACACCCTCAATGTAGAAATCGGGACCAATATTTCCATATTCAAGGAGCACTGGAAAAATGACCAGCTCCAGCGGATCCAGGATGCTGAGGAGGCGGGGAAACGTCCTAAAGTTGTAATTGTGGCAGTAGAAGAAGGGGATGCAGACATTGGTTTTGTTCGCCACTACGGAATTGAGGTCTACTCGCATATCCGGCAGTCTTCCGGAAAGCGAGAAAACGGGCTCAGGAGTGATTTTTTCAGGGAAATTGTTGACCAGCTCAGGCATGCGGTTCCGGAAGACGCCTCTATAGTGATTGCAGGTCCCGGGTTTACCAAAGAAGATTTCCTGAAATATTTCCATGAAATCGAGCCTGAGATGGCTTCAAAGGCGCTCACCGAAGACACCTCCATGATAGGGATGTCCGGTTTTCAGGAAGTGCTCCGCAGGGGAGCTGTTGACCGGATAATGCAGGAGTCCCGTATAGCCCGGGAGTCCTCTCTCATGGAAGACCTTCTCAGGGAGATCTCAATGGACGGGAAGGCAGCTTATGGTTTTGCGGATGTCAAAAATGCCCTCAACTACGGGGCTGTCGAAACCCTGCTCATTGCTGACGAAACCCTGCGGGAAGGACGGGAGAAAGGGGAAGACATAGACAAAGTCCTTATGAAAGTTGAGCAGGCACAGGGGAAGGTTGTTGTATTCAGCACAGCCTTTGAACCCGGGGAAAAGCTTCATAAACTGGGGGGAGTTGCGGCTCTGCTCCGCTTCAAAGTAACAGGTTGA
- a CDS encoding DUF1614 domain-containing protein has product MNRQIFYLPFSLGFFFLLILIMIFGLGSLFLGIIVSAFMKIGFSAEDALLILLLSLLGSGINIPLTTLKSDTPVVRENHVKVFGVSYRIPVREMVKNETLLAINVGGAVIPVLISAYLLTQFSSAIYLAGVGVAVVAAVTHSVAKPIRGVGIATPALVPPLTAALTAVLLTSLIQLSGCPVEPCRVIIAYTGGVLGTLIGADLLNLGKIKNLGAPIASIGGAGTFDGIFLSGFIALLLI; this is encoded by the coding sequence GTGAACAGACAGATTTTCTACTTACCTTTCAGCCTGGGATTCTTTTTCCTTTTAATTCTCATCATGATCTTCGGGCTTGGATCTCTGTTTCTTGGAATTATCGTTTCTGCCTTCATGAAAATAGGATTCTCCGCAGAAGATGCGCTTTTAATCCTGCTCCTGTCCCTCCTTGGAAGCGGAATCAATATCCCACTGACAACCCTTAAGTCTGACACCCCTGTTGTCAGGGAAAATCATGTAAAGGTTTTCGGGGTCTCCTACAGGATTCCTGTCCGGGAGATGGTCAAGAATGAAACCTTACTTGCAATCAATGTAGGAGGAGCAGTTATACCTGTCCTGATTTCCGCCTATCTTCTAACTCAATTTTCATCTGCCATCTATCTTGCAGGAGTCGGGGTAGCAGTTGTGGCAGCCGTAACCCATTCCGTAGCAAAGCCGATCCGGGGGGTAGGCATTGCAACTCCGGCTCTGGTTCCACCGCTGACAGCAGCCCTTACCGCAGTCCTGCTTACTTCATTAATCCAGCTCTCCGGCTGCCCTGTAGAACCCTGCCGCGTTATCATTGCCTACACGGGAGGAGTACTCGGGACCCTTATAGGAGCCGACCTGCTTAATCTGGGGAAAATCAAGAACCTCGGAGCTCCGATCGCAAGTATAGGAGGAGCAGGAACCTTTGATGGAATATTCCTCAGCGGATTTATCGCCCTTCTCCTGATCTGA
- a CDS encoding S-layer protein domain-containing protein — MSLLFVAFAICLLLPPLGLAATAINGEPFDTNATSSDEFCWDSTTFGGLYYSVNKHKDLVASENWFGEHLQYIETDGQYELGKSNPVNHVIGEDELVYSTRPFPNKYKVVSELGLNANTTPSELGGMVYYKLPWFGKPYVTVENDATQLASIVIDQAGSDKKILKAGDVWDFGKGYSLTVNQVDVEGNKVWFSLSKDGEELESGIINADGTVESQTFTAKADCGDGSDQLYFVTYVDSVFVSATDSFAVFKYTWLIDKDNILIIKEGDEYQGFEVKEASEDELVLKNTDSITLNLDKDVKNYFTDSWYFQTSDEGKGSTSPNGYVIHPVKELSTPGSYTLRGMPFDTNATSSDEFCWDPSTFGGLYYSINKNKNLVASENWFGEHLQYIETDGQYELGKSNPGNHVIGEDELVYSTRPFPNKYKVVSELGLDANTTPSELGGMVYYKLPWFGKPYVTVENDATQLASIVIDQSGSDKKILKAGDVWDFGKGYSLTVNQVDVEGNKVWFSLSKDGEELESGIINADGTVESQTFTAKADCGDGSDQLYFITYVDSVFVSATDSFAVFKYTWLIDKGNILIIKEGDEYQGFEVKEASEDELVLKNTDSITLNLDKDVKNYFTDSWYFQTSDEGKGSTSPNGYVICPVTDVVIEAEDASESAENSTENLNVTSESKGSDVSSDYRASSAEIADEDNSSQPEEAAEETSKLPGFGIISGILGVIICVALWKKS; from the coding sequence TTGTCTTTACTTTTTGTTGCATTTGCAATCTGTTTGTTGCTCCCGCCTTTAGGCCTTGCGGCTACGGCTATCAACGGAGAGCCTTTTGACACCAATGCAACTTCCTCGGATGAGTTTTGCTGGGATTCAACCACTTTTGGAGGTCTTTACTATTCTGTAAACAAACATAAGGATTTAGTAGCCTCTGAAAACTGGTTTGGGGAACATCTCCAGTATATCGAAACCGACGGCCAGTACGAACTCGGGAAAAGCAATCCAGTAAACCATGTTATTGGTGAAGATGAGCTTGTATATTCTACAAGACCTTTCCCCAACAAATACAAGGTTGTTTCCGAGCTTGGACTTAATGCAAATACAACGCCTTCAGAACTTGGCGGTATGGTTTACTACAAGCTTCCCTGGTTTGGCAAACCTTATGTTACTGTTGAAAACGATGCTACCCAGCTTGCAAGCATCGTAATCGACCAGGCCGGAAGTGATAAAAAAATACTTAAAGCCGGGGATGTCTGGGACTTCGGGAAAGGCTATTCTCTGACCGTGAACCAGGTTGATGTCGAAGGCAACAAAGTCTGGTTCTCCTTGTCTAAAGACGGAGAAGAACTGGAGTCCGGGATTATTAATGCAGACGGGACTGTTGAAAGTCAGACCTTTACTGCAAAAGCAGATTGCGGGGACGGAAGCGATCAGCTCTATTTCGTCACCTATGTTGACTCCGTTTTTGTGAGCGCTACCGATTCCTTTGCTGTCTTCAAGTACACCTGGTTAATCGACAAAGATAATATCCTCATTATTAAAGAAGGGGATGAATACCAGGGCTTTGAGGTAAAAGAGGCTTCCGAAGATGAGCTTGTTCTCAAAAATACCGATTCGATTACCTTAAACCTTGATAAGGATGTAAAGAATTACTTTACGGATTCCTGGTATTTCCAGACCTCAGATGAGGGAAAGGGCAGTACTTCTCCTAACGGTTACGTTATTCACCCTGTAAAAGAACTAAGCACTCCCGGATCTTACACTCTGAGAGGTATGCCTTTTGACACCAATGCAACTTCCTCGGATGAGTTTTGCTGGGATCCAAGCACTTTTGGAGGCCTTTACTATTCTATAAACAAGAATAAGAATCTTGTGGCCTCTGAAAACTGGTTTGGAGAACATCTCCAGTATATCGAAACCGACGGCCAGTACGAACTCGGGAAAAGCAATCCCGGAAACCATGTTATTGGTGAAGATGAGCTTGTATATTCTACAAGACCTTTCCCCAACAAATACAAGGTTGTTTCCGAGCTTGGACTTGATGCAAATACAACGCCTTCAGAACTTGGCGGTATGGTTTACTACAAGCTTCCCTGGTTTGGCAAACCTTATGTTACTGTTGAAAACGATGCTACCCAGCTTGCAAGCATCGTAATCGACCAGTCCGGAAGTGATAAAAAAATACTTAAAGCCGGGGATGTCTGGGACTTCGGGAAAGGCTATTCTCTGACCGTTAACCAGGTTGATGTCGAAGGCAACAAAGTCTGGTTCTCTTTGTCTAAAGACGGAGAAGAACTGGAGTCCGGGATTATTAATGCAGACGGGACTGTTGAAAGTCAGACCTTTACTGCAAAAGCAGATTGCGGGGACGGAAGCGATCAGCTCTATTTCATCACCTATGTTGACTCCGTTTTTGTGAGCGCTACCGATTCCTTTGCTGTCTTCAAGTACACCTGGTTAATCGACAAAGGTAATATCCTTATTATTAAAGAAGGGGATGAATACCAGGGCTTTGAGGTAAAAGAGGCTTCCGAAGATGAGCTTGTTCTCAAAAATACCGATTCGATTACCTTAAACCTTGATAAGGATGTAAAGAATTACTTTACGGATTCCTGGTATTTCCAGACCTCAGATGAGGGAAAGGGCAGTACTTCTCCTAACGGTTACGTTATTTGTCCTGTAACGGATGTGGTTATCGAAGCTGAAGACGCCTCTGAATCCGCAGAGAATTCTACAGAAAATCTCAACGTGACCTCGGAGTCAAAAGGGTCTGATGTCTCCTCTGATTACAGAGCATCTTCTGCCGAAATAGCGGACGAAGATAACAGCAGTCAACCCGAAGAAGCCGCAGAGGAAACCTCTAAACTCCCCGGTTTTGGAATAATTTCCGGGATTCTTGGGGTTATAATCTGCGTGGCTCTCTGGAAAAAGAGTTAA